One window from the genome of Cryptomeria japonica chromosome 6, Sugi_1.0, whole genome shotgun sequence encodes:
- the LOC131856029 gene encoding ethylene-responsive transcription factor 5-like — translation MMRQEYYAALQQIALHLLGDDSTPTTSSAALDPDFGQTLTASVDGDNFSGNRLTVSSSPKTQTHCRGVRQRPWGKFAAEIRDSKRHGARIWLGTFQTAEAAAVAYDRAAFKMRGAKALLNFPLNAASYAESGSGCGHMESNKRGRESVQVETPQPRRTRLKIDVKSEEEDVFGKLENLLTLSPLPFSLFSFANSPMVN, via the coding sequence ATGATGAGACAAGAATATTACGCAGCTCTGCAACAAATTGCACTGCATTTGCTCGGCGACGACTCCACACCCACTACTTCCTCCGCTGCCCTAGATCCAGATTTTGGACAGACTCTCACTGCGTCTGTTGACGGAGATAATTTCTCTGGCAATAGACTGACTGTAAGTTCGTCGCCTAAGACTCAGACACACTGCAGAGGAGTGCGTCAAAGGCCGTGGGGAAAATTTGCTGCGGAGATTCGGGACTCCAAGAGGCATGGAGCCCGTATCTGGCTCGGTACTTTTCAAACAGCGGAGGCCGCCGCTGTGGCATATGACCGTGCCGCTTTCAAAATGAGAGGGGCCAAGGCTCTGCTCAACTTTCCCCTTAACGCCGCCTCCTACGCTGAGTCGGGTTCAGGGTGTGGTCACATGGAGTCCAACAAGCGAGGCAGAGAAAGTGTTCAAGTGGAAACTCCGCAGCCACGTCGCACACGGCTAAAAATAGATGTAAAAAGTGAAGAGGAGGATGTGTTTGGGAAATTAGAAAATCTGCTTACTCTTTCTCCGCTTCCCTTCTCTCTCTTTTCCTTTGCAAATTCACCCATGGTGAACTAG